The genomic interval GCAATGGCCAGAATGGTCAAACCCGCCTCCCGGCAGCCGCGCCAGGTGGCCAGCAGGTTCTTGGCGCAATCGGCGATGACGACGCGGCGCACGCGATGACCCCGTGCCCATTCGGCGATGCGCCGGGCCTGCCCGTCGAAGCCGAACGCAGACTCGAACGCGGCCGGGCTCAGCGGCTGGCGACGGTCCCGCAGATCGCGCACCGACTGCCACCTCGCCCCCGCCCGCCCCGCCAGCGCTGCAAGTGAACAGCGGGCGTGCCGGGCCAGCGCGGTGTACCGCTGCGCCCAGTCCGCTCGGATCGCCCGCCGCCAGGGCGCGGGGATATACCGATCGACCACCACGAGGTTGTTGCGCATGTCCAGGCGATGGATGAGAGCTGACGCCCGATTGCCGGCGACCTTGTCGTGCCGAAAGATCAGGTCTTCGAAGCGGTCGATCCGCCAGCCCGCGTTCCAGATGCGCAAACTCAGGTCGTACTCCTCGGCCTGGCGGAAGAAGTCGGTCGGAAAGCCGCCGACCTCGTCGATGACCGCTTTGCGCAGCACGACCGCGCCGTTGGCGACCACGGTTGGCAAGGCGCTGGCCTCGAGCCGCCCATCGGGCAGCACGACCCGCCCCACCACCGCCCCGACGCACTGCTCGCGATCGAGATGGGCCATGCTGCGCGTCGCCGCGTCGCCGATCGGATAACTGTCATCATCAATGAGCAGAATGTACTGACCTTTGGCGACCTCGAAGGCGTGGTTGCGCGCCCAGACGCCTTCGTTGCGCGTCCGGGTGATGCAGGTGATGTCGAGATCATCGCGGCTCGCCTCTTGGCGCGTGCCGTCCGTCGAGCCGTTGTCCACGACGATCACTTCCATCGAGCCGTGCGGAAGCGACGGGTTCTGAGCCAACTGGTCCAGCGTGTGACGCAGAGCGGCGCGGCGGTTGCACGTGACGATGACGACGCTCAGGCGCATGGCGCCGTCTCTCTTTTCGCCCGGGGAATCTCGCGGCCCGCTTCTTCCTGCAGCAGCGCGTGGATCCGCCGCAGCACGCGGCTGAGCCCGGCCGAATAGGTCAGGTGCTGCTCGACGTAGCGTCGCTGCCTCTGCGCGATCGCACGGCGCGCCGATTCATCGCCTGCGAACCGTTCGAGGAATGCATCGAGTTGCCCGCCGTCGGCGAAGCGAACCTGATCGAGATCCGCGGGAGATTCGTAGATGTAATCGCGCCCTTCGCGCCGGTGGGCGCGGTAGAGCGCCACGGGGTCCGTGCCGCGATGGTCGTCGTAGCGCCGACGGCGGTCGAGCAACTCGCGCCACTGCTGTTGCGCCTCACCCCGCAGGGCCGCCTCGGCCTGGGCGGCTGTTTCAATCGACTCGTCGAGATGCTCCTCGATGAACGTTGCAATCTTCGGCGCCAGCGTGTCCATCGGATGCGCTCGCACGAGAAAGAACCCGCCCGCGGCAATGCCGTCGAGCCACCGCTGATGCAGGAACATGTAGGGCACGACCTGCAGGTTGATCATCGCGCTGCGCGTGAGCGATTGGAGATCGCTCCCGTACTGCACGGGCCCGCGCGCGAAGGGGCCCAGCGTCGGATGATTTTCCCAGCCGGCGCCGTAGAGACCCAGGCTCAGCCCCAGCCGCGCGCACGCCGCGGCGGCCCATCCCATTGCCTGCTGGCGATAGAGCGCGTTGTTGACCGAGGCGAACAGGCGCATCGCCAGCCGCGCCGGTCCGACGCCGCCCGCCAGGTCCAGTGCCATCTCCGCCGCGCAGCCGCGAACGATCGCATCCACTTCGCCGACGGTGCACAGGCTCTGGCCGCGCGCGTAACACGCCGCGATCGCCTCGCAGCAGGCGCGGACCAGCCGGGCCAGTTCGGGCTGGCTGCCGCACTCGGCGACGAGTTCATCCGCCAGCGCGCCGGCCGTCGCCGAAGCGTTGGAGACGTAGACGACGTCGTCCGCTTGCCGCGTCGGGATGGCGTCGAGGTCGGGCAGGCGCGTGGCCTTGGGCATGTAGATGCACTGCCGCGCGGGATAGCCGTAGTCGTGCTCGTAGACCGCGGCGGTGGTGGTGAGGACAAAGTCGCGCGGGCCGATCGCCGCGCCGGCGTCGCGCTTCATGAGGTTGGGCAGATCGTCCTGGATCCAGCAGACGAAGGGCAACTGGGGCGGGAATGCACCGCGATGTTCGTGGCGAAGATGGTCGATCTGCACGACGAGATCGGGCTGGAAGTCCGCGAGATGTCGCAGCAGATTGCGCCGCGAATTGCGGTGATAGGCAGTGGGTTCGATTGGAATTCGCGTCGCCCAGCCCAGTTGCTCGAACGCGGCCGCGAGATCACGCGTGGAATGCTGCAGGACGGTCGAGAAGCGCGTCGTCAGCAGCAGCACGCGGGGCTGACGCGGAGGACTGTCTCCGAACATCGACGCGATCTGACCGCAGACGACTCGCGCGTAGAGGCGCATGGCCCGGTCGGCGAGGCGCTGTTCACCGTGCTGGATCATCTCGATGATCTGGCGCAAAGCCGCGACAGACTCCTCCGCCGCCACTCCCTGCTGCACCGGCCGCTCGGGCAGCGGCAGATAGGCGTCGGCTTCGAGCGCTGCATGCAGCGCCGAAGCCCAGTCCCGCCCAACCCACCACTGGAAGCGAGGATCCTCGATCGGCCCTGTTGAGCCGGTCCAGTCGTGAATCATCAGCGTCGCGAGAAGCACATCTGGATGCGGCTCAATGATGTGAACGCATTGCTGCTGGCCAAGCACAAGTTGAGCCGGCTCGGCTGCGAGGCGGGTAAGCACGTACCCGTCTCCCACGCCGCACAGCGCCAGGCACCGGCCGCGCTTGAGGTCGTCAGCGAGGGCGTCGATGATCGCCGCAGCCGCCGCGCTCGGCTGACCGCCCGGGGAAAGGACAACCGGTTCGCACCCCGCGGCGGCTTGGACAATCGTCGCCTCGCCTCCGGCTGTCAGTGCCGGCCGCGCGGTAGACGTCGCGCCGGCAAAGGACGCAAGGAGCCGATGCAGCGCCGGATGGCGGCGCTGAATCGCCGCGAGATTCCGGCTGAGCAAACCGGGTTGGAGCGCGCGTTCGCCAGGTTTGTCCGAGTCTGAGATCACCGCTCCTCATCCTCAATTCCGCGTCTACACAGCCGGTTATCGGGCAACCAGCCGGATGCGAACCAGAAAAGAAAGAAGGCCCGCGCGCCTGCGCAGGTCTTGCGTGTGTCTGATGAGACGTGGCCAACCCTACGGCTGGATCCGCACCGAAACCTTGTTGGTCAGGTGTGGATTGCCGCCCGTGATCGCCCCCTGCAGATGCACGATCCGCGCGGCGAAGCTGCGCGCTCGGCTGGCTCGCCGACGTGGCTCCTGCAGGCTAATCCGTCAATGTACCACAAGCCGGGCCCGATTGCAAGCCCCATTCGCAGGGGCGGATTCCCCGATTCTCTCGACCGCCGCCATTTGCGCAATTGCCTTGCCAGCCCTTGATACCGCTCTTTCTGAGCGCACAATTACAGCGTGACCAGCGCCCGGGCTGACCCCCGGGGCCAGTTTCATTCAACGAGAAGAGGAAGAAAGAACATGACCAGGCCAATCAGCAAAGCGTTCATCATTCCGTTGCTTGCCGCAGCCGCAACCTCGGGAGCCGCGCTGGGGCAGACCAGCGAACTCTACCTGACCAGTTGGGATACGCCGCAGACATTCGTCGTTCAGAACGGCGCCATCGTTCGCCAGTTCAACCGCTCCTCGACCTCCGATGGCCCCGGCCTCGTCGTCCAGAGCAGCGTCAAGTGCATTGGTCAGGACGCAGGCGCCATCGGCCGGGAGTATGACCTCAACGGCGCACCGCTCTCGGGAACCTACACCAACCCATCGTACTCCAGCCTCTATGACGGCGCGACCGACGGCGTGCACAACTGGAGCATCGCCCACAACGACTTCAACACCAACTTTGCCGTCGTGCAGGGCGACGCCGACTGGCAGAATCTCCAGGTGCTTTTCGTACCCGTCAATCGAAGCAGCGGCATCACCTATGACTCGAGCCGCAACAGTCTCTGGATCAGCAACAACATCGGCGGCAGTGACCGCGTGCAGCAGTTCGACCTCAACGGCAACCTGCTGTCGGAGTTCCCGGTGTCGCTCCAGGGCGGTGGCGGCTACGGCATCGCTTGGGATCCCGCCGACGACACGCTCTGGCTGACAGGGGCATTTGGTGACGCCGGCAGGATCTATCAGTATTCCACCAGCGGTGCCGCGCTTCAGACGCTGGCGATCCCGGGAATCGCGCCCAACATCCTCGGCGCTGAGTTCCAGGCGGGCGGCGGTCAGCCGCGCTACACGCTGCGCATTTCCGGCGCGTGCCCGGGTACGCTGACCGTTTCCTGGAGCAACGCCACGCCCAGCCGCCAGCAGGGAATCGTCTTCGGCAATAACCTGGGCAGCACCATCATCCCCGGCGGCCCGTGTGCGGGAACCATGCTCGGCATCGCCGGCAACGTGCGGCTAGTCAACACCGTCGGCACCGGCAACGGCTCGGGCAGCGTCAACGGTCAGGCCGGCACCTCCGCCTGCGGGCACTACCTGCAACTCGTCGAGTCCGGATCGTGCAACACGAGCAACGTGGCGCAGATTCCGTAACGTCGCGTGCAACGCGTTTGGTCCACTCGAAGCCCAGGCAGCCTTGCCTGGGCTTTTCCAATGGCTACAACAACGAACCGATGAACCGCAGCCAGTCGCGCAACGCGTGGGCCTTTCTTGCCTTTCCGCTGGCGATCATCGCCCTGTTCGTCGCGCTGCCTTCGCTCGCCGGGATCGTGCTGTCGTTTTTCGAGTGGTCCGGCGGCGGCTCGCCCCGCTTCATCGGCATGGAGAACTACCGCGCCCTGGCCGCGTCGGGCCCGTTTGCTCCGGCTCTACGCAATACGCTCATCTTCGCGCTGGTGACGGTGCCGATCACGACGGGCGGGGCGTTTCTCATTGCCGCGGCCCTCAACGCCGAGTGGTTTCGCGGTCGCACGACGCTGCGCACCGTGCTGTTCATCCCCACCATCGTCTCGATCGTGGCGATCGGATTCATCTGGCGCTGGGTGCTCGACCCTTCGCCAGCCGGGCTGCTCAACCACGCCCTCGAGTGGTTCGGCCTGGAGCGCAGCGGTTTGCCCGACTGGCTCGGCCACGGGCCGTGGGGCCTGGTCACCATCATGGGCGTGTCGATCTGGCGCAGCCTGGGCTTTGCGGTGGTGCTCTACCTCGCGGCGCTGGGCGGCGTGCCTCGCTCGATGTACGACGCCGCCGCCGTGGACGGCGCCACGTCGTGGCAGACGCTCTGGCACATCACCTGGCCCGGCGTGCGGCCGATGACCTTCTTCCTGCTCATCACCGGGATGATCGGCGCGCTGCAGGTCTTTGACATCGTGCTCGTCATGATCGGCACCAGCGCCACCGGCTGGACCGATGTGCTCAACCTCTATCTCTACCGCGAGTTCACGCTCAACCGGCTCGGTTACTCGTCAGCCCTCGGGGTGATCATCCTGCTGCTCACCATCATCATCACCGCCATCCAGTGGCGCTCGCTGGGCGGCGCGGAGGCGGGCGCATGAGCGAGCGGCACGCCATCCTGCGACCACCTGCGCTGAGCCGATGGCTCATTCATGCGGCCGTCTACGCCATCGCGCTGACCATGCTCATTCCCTTCGCGTGGATGATCGCCACGTCGCTCAAGACGCGCGGCGAGGCGATCAGTTCGACGCCGACGCTGCTGCCGCCGGGCTGGCCGTGGCAGTGGCAATGGGCCAACTACAGCCAGGCGTGGGAGACGGCCAACCTCGGGCGCTACTACATCAACAGCGCGGTCGTGGCGATCGTGGTGACGCTGCTGGCCGGCGTGCACAACGCGCTGGCGGGCTTCGCGCTGGCCAAGATGCGCTTTACCGGCCGAAAGGTCACGTTCACCGTGCTGCTGCTGGTCATGATGCTGCCCGTGCAGGTGTCGTTCATCTTCGCCTACGTCATCTGCGGCTGGCTGGGCTACGTGGACAACTACCAGGCGCTTATCGTGCCCTTCCTCGCCAGCGCCTTCGGCATCTTCTACATGCGGCAGGCGATCACCTCGGTGCCCGATGACCTGCTCGACGCCGGTCGCATCGACGGCTTCAGCGATTTTGAGATCTTCGTGTACATCATCGTGCCGTCGATCAAGCCGGCCGTGGCGGCCCTGGCGATCTTCACGTTCATCGCCTCGTGGAACTCGTTCTTTTGGCCGCTGATCGTGATCGACAGCAACGACATGGCGACGCTGCCGCTGGCCGTGGCGTCGCTGTCGAGCCAGTACTACACCGACTCGTGGCCGGTGCAGATGGCCGCGGCGACGATTATCACCGTGCCGCTGATTCTGGTGTTTCTGCTCTTCCAGCGCGCCTTCGTCGAAGGCATCACACTCACAGGCATCAAGGGCTGATGCCGCAGCGAGAATGAACGACGAACATTCAACACAAGGACGTCGAAGGCACAAAGAAACACAAGAGAAATACGATTCAAGCCAACACCTCAACACCTCAACGCCTTGATGCCTTGATGCCGCGATGCCTCTTGCGTCTTCATGCCTTTGTGCCTTTGTGACTTTCTGTCTTTGTGCTAACCGCTGGCCTTCCGACTGCGCCAATGAAATGAAACTCTCCATCGCCCTTATCCTCGCGATCATCATCAGCACGCTGGTGGTGCTCATTCCCCCCGCGGCGCTGCCGGTGCAGAGCGAGACGCTCACCATGGCGGTCTGGGGCATGCCTTTCGAAGACCGCCTCTTTCGCGATGGCTACGCGCGCGGCTTCGAAGATCTCCATCCCGGCTGGAAGATCAACTACCAGCGCCAGACCCAGATCGTCGAAAAGTACAACGCCTGGCACGTGCAGCAGCGCGGCGCCGATGTCATGCGCGTCGGCATCGACTACTACCACGCCTTCGTCGACAAGGGCATGCTCACGCCGCTCAACCAGTTCATCACCGATCCGCAAGTCGGCCTGAGCGAAGCCGAGATCGCCGACTACTTCCCGCAGATCTGGCGGCAACTGCAACTCGGCGGCGAGATCTACGCCCTGCCATCCGACAACGCGCAGTACGGCCTCTACTACAACCGAACGATCTTCGACGCATGGAACGACGCACATCCTGATGAGCCGATCGACTATCCCACCAGCGAGTGGACGTGGGACGATCTCGCGCGAGCCGCGCGATTGCTGACAACAAAGGACGATCGCCGCCGCACCGTGCAGTACGGCATCATGTTCGACCTCTGGGCCTGGCCGTTCATGGCGTTCCTCCACCAGGCCGGCGGCACGTGCTGGGACCAGGCCGGCACGACGACGATCATCAACTCAACCGAGGGTGTCGAGGCACTGACGTATCTCGTCTCCATCATTCCTGAAGACGCGCCGATCAAGGCCATCGGTTTGGCCGACTCGGCGGCGAGCCCGGCGCAGCTCTTCAAGATCGGCTCGCTGGCGATGCTGCTCGACGGCTCGTGGCGGGCGCCAAATCTCGAACTGGACAACCCGGATCTCGATTACGCCGTCGCGCCGCTGCCGCATGGCAGGGAGCGGGCCGTGGTCAGCGGCAGCGTGCTGTGGGCCATCAGCAGCCACAGCGAAAGCCCGCGCAAGGCGTGGGAGATGATCAAGTGGATGACCAGCGAGCAGCAGTCGCTGCGCTACTGGGACGCGCTGCGCGTGGCGCCGCCGGCGCGGATCAGTGTCGTGCAGTCCGAGGTGTTTCGCTCAACGCCGGGTCTGGTGACGGAGGATGGTGTGGTCCGCGTGCCGCCGATGAGTCGCGAGCAGTATCCTCTGCGGGCCCGGTGGCTGGAATACGCGATCACGCCGGATCCTCAAACGGGCGATCGCCCGGGGTTCGTCGAGGCTTCGCGCTACCAGATGGACCTGCAGAGCGCGATCACCAACGCGCTGGTGTCGGCCGTGCGCGATGGTGTTGATCCGCAGGCGGCCCTCGACAAGGCCGCCGCGGATGTGCACGCGATCATTGATCGTGATCGCGCGGCCAAGGGCTTGCCGGCGATCGTGCGCAAGTGAACTACGACACGCCACCAGGCCGAAGCGCCAGCGAGGTTTGGACTGCGCTCTGCGAGAAGATCGGAAACCTCGCTCCCGCTTCGGACTGGTTATTCATCGCCCAATCACAACTCCGGTCGCGGATGCGGATGATTCCATCGCTGCCACAAGGCAGCGAGCAGGTGTGGCGTTGCAAAATGGGGGGGCAATCTCAGTCTTCCCGCTGGTCCTGTCACTACCATGGCCGGCAACCCCCCTCCGTATCCTTGCACGAACAACGTTGCCTCACCGGCGATCCAACGACGTCCGCGCTGATCATCCAGCGCCCCCATCGACGCGATAAGAGGCACTGATGTCATGTCAACCGCACCCAGGTCCTCGGGTTCGAGAAAATGCTCGATCAAATGAGTTTCAGATGACAGCCTGGACGCGATCGCACTGTCAAGAACCGTTGCTGGACAGTCGAGTCCACGCGACTCCATCCACTGACTGAACTCGGACCAATTCAACCGCCGCCGATGAGGTGCGAGACCACCGAGTTGGAAGATCCGATGAACCACCAGGTAGTCTTCGACGGCGCGAGACACGGCATCTTGGCCGTCTCCCACAATGCCGACCCGCGCTCTTTCGTTCAGTGCATGCCGTCGAGAACGCAAAGCGAGCCAAACAAAGAGCGCGGCCAGGACCGCGGAGATGCCTGCTATAACAGACAGGGGAACAGTGCTCTCCACTACCACGATCGCAGCCCATACAGCGCCGCCGGTAAATGTGAGTAGCATTGCCGCAGGAATGCAGAATCGCAATGGCATTGGATCGACTGGCCAACTGATGGTGATGATCACCGGACGCATCATGAGTTGCCCTCACTCTAACAAGCGGCGGAGATAGCTGACGTCGAGTGTGCTCGCGCACGATGTGTGGCTCGCCCCGATCAGTCGCTCAAGCAGATACCGCCCCGCCGGGTCGCTGTGGTCGAGACTGCTCACCGTCAGGACTCCCTTGCCGACGCGCGTGTGAAAGAGCATGTCAAACACGCGCGGCCGGCGCTGGTCGTGCGTGTACACGCAGCGCACGAGCGGATCGATGAACTCGACCAGGCCAAGACCCTCGACGGGAATGAGTCGGGCGTACGTGCGCGTCAGGTCCATGCCGAGCAGATCGACGATCCACTCGCTGTCGCCCTTCGACAGCGGCGACTCCTCGATGACCAACGGACATTGACCAAAGAGCCACTCGTAATTCGTACCGAGTCCGCCGCGCGTCTTTGAGGCGAGCAGCACTACTCGACCGCCGGCATGCAGAAAGTCCAGCAGCGGCGCGGTGAGCTTGTGCGTGAGGATCGTCTGCGCATCGGTTGGAATCGGTCGATCATGGCGCCACGGCCGCAGCTCAGGCATGAGCCGCGCGGGATCGGGCAGGCGATTCACCCATCGCTTTACCGGCAGTCCAAAGCCGCGCGAGTAGCCTCGTTCGAGCACATCCGGCTGGGCGTCTTCAGCGGCAAACGGCGGGCCGTCGAGTCGGTAAACGCCGGTCGGCGCCGCGGCAGCAGGCGGCACTATCCACACATCCCAGACGTTTGGCTGCAGCCCCTGGGCCCTCGCTTCGACGCGCACGCGACGTGGCCGATCCGCCTCACCCGGCCACTGCACGTCGATCGCCGCCGTCGCCACCTCACCCTGTGGGCAGCGCAGGTTCGCGGCACCGACTTCGCGGCCGTCCAACGAAAGTATGACCTCGCCATCGAACGCCGCGCCGCCGAAGTTCGACAGCAGCACCTCGACACGTTCGCTCGTACCGGCAACAAACGACCGCCGGTGCTCGGGGGTGCGCAGGATAAGCGGCGCATCGGCGAGCCAGCCGCGCATCTGCCCCGGCGTGAAGCGCCAGCGATCGAGATCATCTTTGAAGCCGCACATGCACACCGCGACGTCGCGCAGGTGGTTCATCACGATTCCGCCATGATTCGGGTACTCGCGGAACCGTTCGATCTGGAACTTGCGGCCCAGCAGGTGATGCCGATCGCTCTGCATGCGGAATCGTTCGACAGTCTCGGCGCCGTAGCGATGCCGCAGCGCGCGCTCGGATTGCCGGCCGCTTTCGAACATCCCGGGCAGCCACCACGGCCGCTCGCCGCCGAGGCGCTGCGCCAGCGCCTCGAAGTCCGGCCAGGACGAAAACGCGATGGTCTCGCCCATGACAAACGGCTTGATCGCCATCGTCGCCAGCGTGTCCTGCAGATCGGCAAGGTAATTCACCCAGCGGTTGTTGTTGTCGTAGGTGTGTTCATCATGCAGGTCGGTGCGCTCGTGGTCCGCCCATGCAAAGCTGGCCGTCTGCACCTGAAGCAGTGCGCCTGGCAGCATGGCCCGCGCCGTCTCCCACCACCACTTCGCCAGCTCCGGATGGAAACACGGATGCTCGCACGTCGCGCTGACGATGACCACACTCGGGTGATTGCGGTCGCGGCGCATGAACGCTTCGTAGAGCCGCCGGTATTCGGGCAGGTGCTCATCATCCATCGGCGCGTGCCAGTTGGGGTGCTCCTGCCAGATGAGCATGCCCATCTCGTCAGCAAGGTCAAAGTACCAGCGCGGCGGATACCACATGCACAGGCACACGCAGTTGAAGCCCATCGCCAGCAGCACTTCGAACTCTTCGCGGGCTTGCTCGCGCGTGGGCGCCGGCGCCATGTGCTGCGGCTCGTGGCCCCAGTGCAGCACGCCGCGAATGTGCAGCGGTGAGCCGTTGAGAATGATGCGCGTGCCCTCGACGTGCAGGTCACGAAAGCCAAAGGCAGCGCGATGCGACTCGACCTGCCTGGCGGCGTCGATGAGTTCGACCTCCAGCGCATACATCGCGGGATCAGCCGGCGACCACAGGCGCGGCGAGGGCACGCGCAACGTTCCCGAAACCTCCGTCGCACCTGCGGCGACGGGAATCTCGATCGCCTGGCTGCCGATGCGCGCGCGAGCGGCGCCGGCGCTGGCCGCCGGGCCGTCGAGTTCGATGGTGAAGCGCACCTGCCCGCTCGCCGCGTCGGCAACGACGGCCACGCCATCCGGCCGCGCGTGCAGGCCACCGCAGCCGATGAGCCGCAAGGGCTGCCAGATGCCGCCGTGGTGCAGGCTGAGCATGTCGTGAAAGCCCTTGGTGATGTGGCCGGGTCTTTCATCGACGCGGATGA from Phycisphaerales bacterium carries:
- a CDS encoding glycosyltransferase, with the translated sequence MRLSVVIVTCNRRAALRHTLDQLAQNPSLPHGSMEVIVVDNGSTDGTRQEASRDDLDITCITRTRNEGVWARNHAFEVAKGQYILLIDDDSYPIGDAATRSMAHLDREQCVGAVVGRVVLPDGRLEASALPTVVANGAVVLRKAVIDEVGGFPTDFFRQAEEYDLSLRIWNAGWRIDRFEDLIFRHDKVAGNRASALIHRLDMRNNLVVVDRYIPAPWRRAIRADWAQRYTALARHARCSLAALAGRAGARWQSVRDLRDRRQPLSPAAFESAFGFDGQARRIAEWARGHRVRRVVIADCAKNLLATWRGCREAGLTILAIADDHPAFADITYRGLRVVDTSRAAALEPDGVVLANVNPAQVQRRADELSGRFDGPILTLWQPQLLNAAAESSPDQPGLFRSDAA
- a CDS encoding sugar ABC transporter permease, with protein sequence MNRSQSRNAWAFLAFPLAIIALFVALPSLAGIVLSFFEWSGGGSPRFIGMENYRALAASGPFAPALRNTLIFALVTVPITTGGAFLIAAALNAEWFRGRTTLRTVLFIPTIVSIVAIGFIWRWVLDPSPAGLLNHALEWFGLERSGLPDWLGHGPWGLVTIMGVSIWRSLGFAVVLYLAALGGVPRSMYDAAAVDGATSWQTLWHITWPGVRPMTFFLLITGMIGALQVFDIVLVMIGTSATGWTDVLNLYLYREFTLNRLGYSSALGVIILLLTIIITAIQWRSLGGAEAGA
- a CDS encoding carbohydrate ABC transporter permease gives rise to the protein MSERHAILRPPALSRWLIHAAVYAIALTMLIPFAWMIATSLKTRGEAISSTPTLLPPGWPWQWQWANYSQAWETANLGRYYINSAVVAIVVTLLAGVHNALAGFALAKMRFTGRKVTFTVLLLVMMLPVQVSFIFAYVICGWLGYVDNYQALIVPFLASAFGIFYMRQAITSVPDDLLDAGRIDGFSDFEIFVYIIVPSIKPAVAALAIFTFIASWNSFFWPLIVIDSNDMATLPLAVASLSSQYYTDSWPVQMAAATIITVPLILVFLLFQRAFVEGITLTGIKG
- a CDS encoding extracellular solute-binding protein, with the protein product MKLSIALILAIIISTLVVLIPPAALPVQSETLTMAVWGMPFEDRLFRDGYARGFEDLHPGWKINYQRQTQIVEKYNAWHVQQRGADVMRVGIDYYHAFVDKGMLTPLNQFITDPQVGLSEAEIADYFPQIWRQLQLGGEIYALPSDNAQYGLYYNRTIFDAWNDAHPDEPIDYPTSEWTWDDLARAARLLTTKDDRRRTVQYGIMFDLWAWPFMAFLHQAGGTCWDQAGTTTIINSTEGVEALTYLVSIIPEDAPIKAIGLADSAASPAQLFKIGSLAMLLDGSWRAPNLELDNPDLDYAVAPLPHGRERAVVSGSVLWAISSHSESPRKAWEMIKWMTSEQQSLRYWDALRVAPPARISVVQSEVFRSTPGLVTEDGVVRVPPMSREQYPLRARWLEYAITPDPQTGDRPGFVEASRYQMDLQSAITNALVSAVRDGVDPQAALDKAAADVHAIIDRDRAAKGLPAIVRK